The Arachis hypogaea cultivar Tifrunner chromosome 19, arahy.Tifrunner.gnm2.J5K5, whole genome shotgun sequence genome has a window encoding:
- the LOC112775189 gene encoding alpha-xylosidase 1, producing the protein MVSLSPSPLVALCLLCFLAFCIPQSSSAVTKIGLGYRLISIENGADGALVGTLQVKQSNNIYGADIPLLRFYAKHESENRLRVHVTDAKNKRWEVPYDLLPREQPPPLKQSIALSSSSEKKKKKKKNHQRSVSETDYPGSELVLTYTSDPFSFAVKRKSNGDTLFNSSSDDTDPFSSLVFKDQYLEISTKLPRDASLYGLGENSQTHGIKLYPNDPYTLYTTDIAAINVNADLYGSHPVYMDLRNEGGKAYAHGVLLLNSNGMDVFYTGTSLTYKVIGGVLDFYFFAGPSPLNVVDQYTSLIGRPAPMPYWAFGFHQCRWGYHNLSVIEDVVENYQKAKIPLDVIWTDDDHMDGKKDFTLNPVNYPRPKLLDFLDKIHSIGMKYVVIVDPGIAVNASYGVYQRGMANDVFIKHDGDPFLGQVWPGAVHFPDFLNPKTVSWWGDEIRRFHELVPVDGLWIDMNEVSNFCNGKCTIPEGRICPNGTGPGWICCLDCKNITNTKWDDPPYKINASGIMAPVGYKTIVTSAVHYNGVLEYDAHSLYGFSQSIATHKGLQGIEGKRPFILSRSTYVGSGKYVAHWTGDNQGTWENLRYSISTMLNFGIFGIPMVGSDICGFYPQPTEELCNRWIEVGAFYPFSRDHANYYSPRQELYQWESVAESARNALGMRYKILPYLYTLNYEAHLSGAPIARPLFFSFPSFTESYGLSTQFLLGSSVMVSPVVEQGQTQVKALFPPGTWYNLFDMAHGVVSKEGTYVTLDAPLHVVNVHLYQNAILPMQQGGMVSKDARTTPFSLIVTFPAGAKEGEAQGNLFLDDDELPEMKIASGSSTYIDFHATIKDGTVRVWSQVQEGKFALDKGWVIDSINVLGVTGSKAVMDVSESHVNVSITEQQLYGQGDDGGSKVVMVGMNGLNIPVGKNLDITWKMES; encoded by the exons ATGGTTTCTCTTAGTCCTAGTCCATTGGTTGCACTCTGCTTATTATGTTTTCTTGCATTTTGTATACCTCAATCTTCTTCTGCAGTCACCAAAATTGGGCTAGGCTACCGTCTGATTTCAATTGAAAATGGAGCTGATGGTGCACTTGTTGGGACTCTCCAAGTTAAGCAGAGTAACAACATCTATGGTGCTGATATTCCCCTTCTAAGGTTCTACGCCAA GCACGAGAGTGAGAACCGTTTGAGGGTCCACGTCACTGATGCAAAGAACAAAAGGTGGGAGGTTCCTTATGATCTTTTGCCGAGAGAGCAACCACCTCCTTTGAAGCAAAGCATTGCATTGTCAAGTTcttcagagaagaagaagaagaagaaaaagaaccaCCAAAGATCAGTGTCAGAGACAGATTACCCTGGCTCTGAGCTTGTTCTTACTTACACTTCTGACCCTTTCAGCTTTGCGGTGAAAAGAAAGTCAAATGGGGACACCCTTTTCAACTCAAGCTCTGATGACACTGAcccatttagttcattggtgttCAAGGACCAATACTTGGAGATCTCTACCAAATTGCCCAGAGATGCTTCTTTGTATGGATTAGGAGAGAACTCACAGACACACGGGATCAAGTTGTATCCTAATGACCCTTACACTCTGTATACTACTGATATAGCAGCCATTAATGTGAATGCTGATTTATACGGGTCGCACCCAGTGTACATGGATCTCAGAAATGAGGGTGGCAAGGCATATGCACATGGTGTTCTGTTGCTGAATAGCAATGGAATGGATGTGTTTTACACAGGCACATCTCTAACATACAAGGTCATTGGAGGTGTTTTGGATTTCTACTTCTTTGCAGGACCTTCTCCTCTCAATGTTGTTGATCAATACACTTCTTTGATTGGAAGACCAGCTCCAATGCCTTACTGGGCTTTTG GATTTCACCAATGCAGATGGGGCTATCACAATCTATCTGTTATAGAAGATGTTGTGGAGAATTACCAGAAAGCTAAAATCCCACTTGATGTGATATGGACGGACGATGATCATATGGATGGGAAGAAGGACTTCACGCTGAACCCAGTGAACTACCCTCGTCCGAAGCTTCTAGACTTCTTGGACAAGATACACAGCATTGGAATGAAATACGTTGTGATCGTTGATCCTGGAATTGCCGTTAATGCAAGCTATGGCGTATACCAAAGAGGAATGGCCAATGATGTTTTCATCAAGCACGATGGGGATCCTTTCTTGGGTCAAGTGTGGCCAGGTGCAGTGCACTTCCCAGATTTCCTGAATCCAAAAACAGTTTCATGGTGGGGTGATGAGATTCGTCGCTTCCATGAACTTGTACCCGTTGATGGCCTTTGGATTGACATGAACGAAGTTTCCAATTTCTGTAACGGAAAGTGCACAATCCCAGAGGGAAGAATTTGCCCCAATGGAACAGGACCTGGATGGATATGTTGCTTGGATTGCAAGAACATCACAAACACAAAATGGGACGACCCTCCTTACAAAATCAATGCTTCAGGAATAATGGCCCCCGTTGGTTACAAAACAATAGTCACAAGTGCTGTTCACTATAATGGGGTTCTAGAGTATGATGCTCACAGCCTCTATGGTTTCTCTCAATCCATTGCAACCCACAAGGGTCTCCAAGGGATTGAAGGGAAACGGCCTTTCATTCTTTCGCGCTCCACTTATGTTGGTTCAGGCAAGTATGTTGCACATTGGACAGGTGACAATCAAGGTACATGGGAGAATCTGAGATACTCAATATCCACAATGCTCAACTTTGGAATATTTGGTATTCCAATGGTTGGTTCTGATATATGCGGTTTCTATCCACAACCAACTGAAGAGCTTTGTAATCGATGGATTGAGGTTGGTGCTTTCTACCCTTTCTCAAGGGATCATGCAAACTATTACTCCCCAAGACAGGAGCTTTACCAATGGGAATCAGTAGCTGAATCTGCTAGAAATGCTTTGGGCATGAGGTATAAGATTCTTCCGTATCTCTACACACTCAACTATGAGGCTCATCTTAGTGGTGCTCCAATTGCAAGGccacttttcttctcatttccaTCTTTCACCGAATCATACGGGCTCAGCACACAGTTCTTGCTTGGGAGCAGTGTCATGGTTTCTCCTGTGGTTGAACAAGGACAAACACAAGTTAAAGCATTATTTCCTCCTGGCACGTGGTATAATTTGTTTGATATGGCACATGGTGTTGTATCCAAAGAAGGGACTTATGTCACTCTTGATGCGCCTCTACATGTGGTGAATGTGCATTTGTATCAGAATGCTATTCTTCCGATGCAACAGGGTGGAATGGTATCTAAGGATGCTAGAACCACACCCTTCAGCCTCATTGTGACATTCCCAGCAGGAGCAAAAGAAGGAGAAGCTCAAGGGAACCTCTTCCTCGATGATGATGAGCTACCGGAGATGAAGATAGCTAGTGGTTCTTCAACCTATATTGATTTCCATGCTACTATAAAGGATGGAACCGTGAGAGTGTGGTCACAGGTTCAAGAGGGTAAGTTTGCCTTGGATAAAGGTTGGGTTATTGACAGCATAAATGTGTTGGGAGTAACTGGAAGTAAGGCAGTGATGGATGTGTCAGAGTCACATGTGAATGTTAGTATAACGGAACAACAATTGTATGGGCAAGGTGATGATGGAGGAAGCAAGGTAGTGATGGTGGGAATGAATGGCTTGAATATTCCTGTTGGTAAAAATCTTGACATTACTTGGAAAATGGAATCATAA